The region TCGGAGAGGCGGCCAGTCCCCACATCGCCAGCATCAACCCGATGGCGCCCCCCTGGAGGACGCTGAGACGATCATAACGTCGCAAAAGATAACGAGATCCATAGCTGGCGATGAAACCCGAAATATTACTGAGCGCGAACATCATGGAGCCCAACGAATCGCTGACTCCAAATTGCTTCAGAATTTCTGGAAAAAGAGGGCCCCTGATATTGTCAGTCAGACCAAATACAAACAAGCTCGCATAAGAAAGAAAAATAAAGGGCCAAATCATGCGGTCAATATAAAGAGCCCCTTTCAGGAAGACAAGGGCAACTAAATATGCGGCTTTCGAATAGGTCGGGCAAGACGTGGCCAGGGGACCGGCAAAATGTGTAGAAAATGCTTGGGAGAAACCCTCAATTTGCTGAAATCCCTAGGAAATGATCGGGTGCTATGCTACAAACGAGCCCACATAAATCCTTAACCAAAGGGACTGACAAGGTCCCAGCTGTAATAAGCATGGCTGTAACAAGCCAAGGAGCCCCGAAGATGGAATTGAATGATGGTGTTGACACCACTCAAACTAGCGCGCCTGTAAACTACTCTGACGATAACGTCGCCAAACCCCTCGAAAACAAACCGGTGAATTTCTACTCCCTGACTTTGGAAGGCCTTAAAGCCTATTTGAAAGGCAAAGGAAAAGAACAGTTCCGCGCACAGCAGATCTTTAAATGGGTCTACGAACAGCGTGTAACAGATCCCGAGCTGATGACCAATCTTTCGAAAGAGTTCCGCGCTTCATTGCCACAGATTCTGTCTTTCGATCTTCCGCCAGTATTGACTCATTTAAAGTCGGTCGATGGGACGCAAAAACTGCTCTTTGATATGGGTAGCGGTAACAGCGTTGAGGCCGTCGTTATTCCATCTGAAGACCGTCTGACTTTGTGTATTTCTTCAGAAGTGGGCTGCAACATTGGATGTAAGTTCTGCTTTACGGGCAAACAAAAATTGAAACGACGTCTGCGCACGGAAGAAATTGTCGGACAATTCATGCAAGTGCACGATCGTTTGGGTGAAGGCCAACGTATCACGAATATCGTTTTCATGGGCATGGGCGAGCCGTTGGATAATCCGGAAGCAGTTTTCCAGACGATCGATGTTCTTCATTCTCCTTGGGGAATCAATTTGTCGCGCAAGAAGATCACCGTTTCGACATCGGGGATTGTGCCGGAAATGTGGCGAGTCTCTGAAGCCAAAGTGCGTTTGGCGGTGAGCCTAAATGGTCCGACGGATGAAATCCGCACCCAAGTTATGCCGATCAATAAAAAGTGGAATACGACGGAATTGTTAAATGCCTGCAAAGAGCACTATCGTATCACCAAGGATAAAATCACCTTTGAATACGTTTTGCTTAAAGGTGTAACAGATCAAATTGAACATGCGCGCCAGTTGGTGAAACTGGTGAAGGATGTGCCTTGTAAAATCAATATCATTCCTTTTAACGAGCACCCGGGCTCGGGTTACGAACGTCCTTCCGATGCCGCCGTCGAGGCGTTTCATTCAGAGTTGATGCGTTTGGGCGCACACGTGCTTTTGCGTCGTTCGATGGGTCGCGATATCTTCGCGGCTTGCGGACAATTGACAAGCCAGGTTCCCAACAAACCGGTGTCCATGGATATTTCAAATTCAAAACTAGCAGGTCTGCCGAAGTATAAACGCGAGATGCTTGAAAACGCGGCGACCTCTCAACAGGAGCAATAAGTTATGTCAGAGATTTTAGTTGTCGGAAGTTTGGCTTACGATTCCATTCAAACTCCTTCAGGAAAAGTGGATCGTGCTTTGGGCGGTTCCGCGAATTATTTTTCTTTGGCGGCGTCTTTGTTTTCGAAGGTGCGCGTCGTGGGTGTCGTTGGTGAAGACTATGAGCAAGGCGATTATGAGCTTTTGAATTCCCGCGGTGTGGATCTTAGCGGCCTTTCTAAAGTGGCCGGAAAGACTTTCCATTGGGCAGGTTCTTACGAAGGCGATATGAACGAAGCCAAAACTTTGCAAACAGATTTGAATGTTTTCGAACATTTCAATCCACAATTGCCAGAGCACTTTAAAGATTCTTCTTTCGTATTCTTGGCGAATATTGCTCCGGAATTGCAGTTGCAGGTTTTGGAACAGGTGAAAGCGCCTAAGTTCGTGGGCATGGATACAATGAATTTCTGGATCTCGATAAAAAAAGAAAAGTTGATCGAGGTTTTGAAAAAAGTAGACTTGGTGTTGATCAACGAAGGTGAAGCGAAAATGTTGACGGGCGCTGCCAATGCGATTTCAGCAGCCCCGTTGATCACGGCCTTGGGACCCCAAGCTGTGGTTATTAAACGTGGCGAATACGGTTTTGCGATGTACACAAAAGAAGAAGGCTACTTCATTCTTCCTGCGATGCCGATCCCAACAGTGGTTGATCCGACAGGCGCGGGGGATACTTTTGCCGGTGGCTTTTTTGGCTACTTGGCTGCGCAAAAAGACAAGCCAACCTTGGGTCATTTGAAACAAGCTTGTATCATGGGTTCTATGATGGCGAGCCACACGATTCAGGATTTTTCGGTGCGTGCTCTTTCAAAAGTCACTTTGGGCGATGTTGAAAAACGCCTGGCTGACTACAAAAAAGTCATCACGCTTTAATTCTTCTATTCAGAAGGTTCAATTCAAGGCGCCTTTGGGGCGCCTTGAATTGGGACCTCTTCGAGCCCCCTACACCGGGAAAATGTCGCACAGAAAACAAATAATCTCTTCTTCCTTTGAGTCGACGATCTTCTTTCGTGAATACTCAATCAGCTCTAACATCTTTTCTTTAAGATGCTGGTAATCATTTCGGCTCAATGAATAAACGGATGTATAATGAACACCGTCCGAACCCAATGGTGACGTCGAGTCGGCGACAGCCCGTTGTCGCCAATTGTTGTGATGAACACCGACAAGAAGCGAGTCTTTGGGGATATGCACGTCCGCAGTTCCGTAGGTCCACCCCTGACCTTTGCGCGTGACGATACCGTGAGTGGCCAGGCGCTGAAGGGCCTGTTCAATAAACTCAACGGGTAAAGACAGGCGTGCGGCGATTTTCTTGGGCGACTGATATTCAGGGATCGAGACCATCACATGAAGGGCAGACCAGAACCAGGAAGAGTAATAGAGTGTTTCCTTTTCTCCGGTTTCAAATTTAGGCTTTTTAAGTCGTGTCGCAATGTCTTCTCGCTCTTTACGAATGCGCTTTATTTTTGAAAATAAATAATCCCTAAGCTCTTGCGTGCCGGCTCGGGCATACTCCAATAAAAGTAGAAGAAAATCGGTTTCGGCATCGGAAAGGTCCCAATAGCGAGCGATGCCGAGCATGTGCTCAGAGGTTAGATGACATTTTTCTCGCATCGCCTGTGACAGATAAGTCGGCTTGCACGAAGCCGCCTGCGCTAGCTTTGCCCAGATCCCCCAACGGTTTTGATCTTGATCGACTTGGGCTTTAATGAAGGCTCGATAATCAGTGAATTGAAAAACGTCTTTAGTCATATGTGTATGAATTATACATACTTTCTGAAGTTTTTAATAACGTATATATTTACGCAAATAATGCTTAGCGTTACATTGGGCGCACGAAATGAACTTCAACCTATAAGGAGAAATATATGTTCAACAAATCAACTTCACTTCGTTTCATGAGTCTTATGATGTTAACTTCTTTGATGGCGCCAATGTTGGTGTCGTCAAAGGCTGCTGCCACTCCGGTGCGTGATGCTGGAAAGGTAGAGTCGCGATTTTTGACGGCAGCAAAGGGAGCCTGCGCGGCCCTTTACAGTTCTTCCCAGAAGAACATCCCGGGTCTAGAACAAGCCTTGGCGCCGATTCATCAAAAGATGGATGCGTTCTGTGAGAACCCGCAAGCCGATCAGGTTGTCATCAGAGACTTGATGGATGTAGCACGTGAAACCCTGGCTTCTTCAGAAGACAGTGTCGTTGTCAGATCTCATGTCTTGCAAGTCTATAACCACCTTAACTACACCCTGCAAACGACATTTATTTGGTAAGCAAAACGAACTTCAGTCAGCTTGAGCCCTCTGGTTCCTCCCCCCCCAAAAAAAATCCAGAGGGCTTGTTCTTCAACCAGAATGTCCCCTCCAAAAGCGCCCCTCTATTGGGCACGCTAATTGAACTTTAAATTTAAAGGAGAATTATATGCTCATCAAATCAACCGCACTTCGTTTCCTGAGTCTTATGATGTTTACGTCTTTGACAGTGGCGCCCTTATTGGCGTCAGCCAGAGGCATTGGCTCAAGTGGTGGCGGCACATTTTGCATAAAGCCCGAGTTAAATGGCGGTCAGCCCGTACTCCTTGACCTGGCGCTGGCTAAACCAAATTTTCAGGATCGTCGTGGCGAGCAAGTCCACGTAACATCGGTGGCGAACCTTATCGGTTTTGACAGCTTTAAGCATACTGAAACTCAAGCCTATCAGTTCGCTGTCAGCCGAGTTAAAGCCTGGACCCAAGTGATGCCAGAACTTGCTACACTGGAAGCAACTCTGCAGAGCCTCCAGATGGTTGTCACACCATTTAGTCTAACCCAAGTAAATCGTGCCGTGGTCGATGGCCAATCAGCGTGCCAGGCTAAGGATCTTGCACCGGTGATCTTCTATGTTGATGGCCGTGCTCATGTTTCGATCCCTTCCTGGAATAAGCTTGGCTTCTATTCGCAGGCGGCCGCTTTTGTTCATGAGTCGCTTCGTCAAAGACAGATTTTACATAAGCAGCCGGTTGATGATGCCACTCTTCAAAATCTTACAGGGCGTATCATGCTCGACACTCCCGTGCGTGATGAAGCTATCACACACAGTGGTCTTTTTGTCGGCAATGCGAAGGCAGAAGCAAGAGTTTTAACGGCTGCAAAGAAGGCCTGTGCCACTCTTTACAAAGCTGCTAATAAGGATCTCCCAGGTCTAAAACAAGCCTTGGCGCCAGTTCATCAAAAAATGGATGCTTTCTGTGAAGCTCCGCAAGCCGATCAGGTTGTCATCAGAGACTTGATGGATGTGACAAGCGAAACTCTCGCTTCTTCAAAAGAGGGTGTCGTTGTTAGACAAGCGATCTTACAAATCTACAACGATCTTAACCACACCCTGCAATTGACAGTTGCTGGCGGCATTGAAGCTCTCAATCCTGTGGCTGCGGATAGCATCAACGCTCTCGCTCTTGGAACGGATGATATGGCTGCGGTGCAAATTGCACAAGCGTACCTAGATAACGGTATTAAGCCCGAGAAAATGGCGGAAGCTGAAAGCTATATCAGAAGCACTCGAGCCCAATACAAAACCCTTTTAGAGCAAAACGAACTTAAGTAAGCTTGAGCCCTCTGGCCTTCTCCTTCCCCCGAAAAAAGAGGGCTTACATTTTACTTAGAATACCCCCCACGAAGGCGCCTTTCCCTAGGGCGCCTTTGTTTTTTTAAAGGCTTTCAATTTTAATTCTTTCTTCCATCAAGAGTGTCTGTTTTAAGGGAATTTGATCGGCGATGTATTCGGCCATAGCGGCGATCGTTAAGGAAGGATTGCTACCGGTGGAAGTTGGTAAAATGCTGCCATCGACGACATACAATCCGGGATAGCCAAAGACTTCCCCCTTGGTGCTGACGAAACCGGTGTGTTCCGAGTCGCCCATAGGACAGCCGCCTAAAGGGTGCACGGAGATGACTTTCTTCAGGTGTGTGAGCGGATTTTCGACATAGACACCATCGACCATTTCCGCCAATTTTTTCATTTCTGTGCGGATGCGTGTGAAGTGCGGCTGACTTTCATCAATTTTCCAGCGAATCAGGGCTTGATCGTCATTGCGCAACTGAATTTCTCCGTCAGGTTTGTCCCGGCCCATACCTAAAAGAACCAAACAGCGTTTGGTGAACTCTGCGCGGTCGATACTATGGGCCATCTCGTCGCCAATGTTGATCTGATCTTGGCTGCTGATCTTCAGAACTTTGAACACGTATTTCTTTAAGTGATGTGCCGCCATCGAAGCCAGTCCCCACAAGCCACTGAACTGCGGTACTTTGCCCGAAAGAAACCAGGCGAAGCCGACCGGGAAACCCGCTTCTTGAATAAACATTCCATGTGGATAGCCATCCTCGTAGTCTTTGTACCTGTATTCAATCGAGCTGGTGATCACCGGGCCATTGGTGCCATCGACGTTGTGTTTTGATTTAAAAATCAAAGAAATGAAGTCGCCATTTCCGCTCCACTTTTTTCCTAACCATTTGTTCAACAAAGGCAAGTGTCCATGACGTCGCATTTTTAAAAGCAACGATGTTGAACCTAAAGAGCCCGCCGACAAGACGACATTTTTCGCGGTGAAAGAATTTTCCTGCAAAGGAAATTCAGGAATCACATAGGTGACGACATAAAAATTCTGTTTTTTCTCTATCCGCACGACTTCAGCGTGAGTGCGTACCTCGGCTTTATGATCTGCGCCGTCCCAGTTCCGGGCGCGGAATAAATAATTTAAATCCAACGTGTTTTTCGCGTGAATGTTGCACCCGATATCGCAGTCGCCGCATTTGTTGCAGCGAGATTGTAAAGCGCCGTGAATATTTCTTGTCTGATGTCCGGGGAATTTCCCTTCGAAGCGCACGGCTAATGGCGGATGAACGACTTTGGGTTTTTCTGTCGATTCGGGTGCGGTCGTCATTTCTTCGGTGAGCTTTTTTAGAAGGGTGGTCTTCGGGGTGTTGCGATAATAAGGATGTGAATCATAAGGATAGGGCTTGGCCTCCATCGTGCGCAAGACACGTTCATAGTAAGGTTCCAGTTTTTGCCGAGTGATTCCGCCCGGCCATCCCCGAAAAAAATCTTCGGGCATTTTGTAAAGTACATTGGCATAAATAAGACTGCCGCCACCCAAACCACTGGGGGTGATCGTCATGACGTCACTTTCAGGCGTGTCGCGAACTTCCATCAGTCCATATTTATTATCAGCCGGGTCCCAAAACATGTTCTTGCGGACTTCGTGGGGGCGACGCGGGAATTCGTGCATTTTCCACTCGCGTCCGCGCTCTAAAAGACACACTTTATAACCTTTTTCAACGAGTCGACAGGTCATCACCGAGCCGCCAAAGCCGGACCCGATCACAATATAGTCATAGTCTAATTTCACTTTAACCTCAGGCAATTCGCAGTTTGCGATTTTCAATTCCAGATGTCCCAGAGTGTTGTTTTATAAAAGCAATCAGTTCTGGAAAAACTTCGGCATGACAGAACTGCCCCATAAAGACATCCTGGTGGCCGTAGTTGGTGAATTCTTTGTACGTCACCTTTGCGGCATTTTTCGTCTGACTTAAAATTTCGTAGGTGGCCTTGTTGGCACCTGGAAAAATCTGATTGTCGGTTCCCGAAATCAGAAGAATGGGGGGCAGATCCTTTTTCATGGATTCTTCCAAATAGTTCACTTTGCCATCAAACGAAACGGAGGCCTTGGTCAGCAACATTTTTCGGATGTGCTTGTGATAGTGAAAGCTTGTTCCGCCAAACAGATCTTTAAGACGACGATGTGTGACAGGATGAATGTT is a window of Bdellovibrio sp. ArHS DNA encoding:
- the rlmN gene encoding 23S rRNA (adenine(2503)-C(2))-methyltransferase RlmN; amino-acid sequence: MELNDGVDTTQTSAPVNYSDDNVAKPLENKPVNFYSLTLEGLKAYLKGKGKEQFRAQQIFKWVYEQRVTDPELMTNLSKEFRASLPQILSFDLPPVLTHLKSVDGTQKLLFDMGSGNSVEAVVIPSEDRLTLCISSEVGCNIGCKFCFTGKQKLKRRLRTEEIVGQFMQVHDRLGEGQRITNIVFMGMGEPLDNPEAVFQTIDVLHSPWGINLSRKKITVSTSGIVPEMWRVSEAKVRLAVSLNGPTDEIRTQVMPINKKWNTTELLNACKEHYRITKDKITFEYVLLKGVTDQIEHARQLVKLVKDVPCKINIIPFNEHPGSGYERPSDAAVEAFHSELMRLGAHVLLRRSMGRDIFAACGQLTSQVPNKPVSMDISNSKLAGLPKYKREMLENAATSQQEQ
- a CDS encoding PfkB family carbohydrate kinase, yielding MSEILVVGSLAYDSIQTPSGKVDRALGGSANYFSLAASLFSKVRVVGVVGEDYEQGDYELLNSRGVDLSGLSKVAGKTFHWAGSYEGDMNEAKTLQTDLNVFEHFNPQLPEHFKDSSFVFLANIAPELQLQVLEQVKAPKFVGMDTMNFWISIKKEKLIEVLKKVDLVLINEGEAKMLTGAANAISAAPLITALGPQAVVIKRGEYGFAMYTKEEGYFILPAMPIPTVVDPTGAGDTFAGGFFGYLAAQKDKPTLGHLKQACIMGSMMASHTIQDFSVRALSKVTLGDVEKRLADYKKVITL
- a CDS encoding TIGR02147 family protein, which encodes MTKDVFQFTDYRAFIKAQVDQDQNRWGIWAKLAQAASCKPTYLSQAMREKCHLTSEHMLGIARYWDLSDAETDFLLLLLEYARAGTQELRDYLFSKIKRIRKEREDIATRLKKPKFETGEKETLYYSSWFWSALHVMVSIPEYQSPKKIAARLSLPVEFIEQALQRLATHGIVTRKGQGWTYGTADVHIPKDSLLVGVHHNNWRQRAVADSTSPLGSDGVHYTSVYSLSRNDYQHLKEKMLELIEYSRKKIVDSKEEEIICFLCDIFPV
- a CDS encoding GMC family oxidoreductase, which gives rise to MKLDYDYIVIGSGFGGSVMTCRLVEKGYKVCLLERGREWKMHEFPRRPHEVRKNMFWDPADNKYGLMEVRDTPESDVMTITPSGLGGGSLIYANVLYKMPEDFFRGWPGGITRQKLEPYYERVLRTMEAKPYPYDSHPYYRNTPKTTLLKKLTEEMTTAPESTEKPKVVHPPLAVRFEGKFPGHQTRNIHGALQSRCNKCGDCDIGCNIHAKNTLDLNYLFRARNWDGADHKAEVRTHAEVVRIEKKQNFYVVTYVIPEFPLQENSFTAKNVVLSAGSLGSTSLLLKMRRHGHLPLLNKWLGKKWSGNGDFISLIFKSKHNVDGTNGPVITSSIEYRYKDYEDGYPHGMFIQEAGFPVGFAWFLSGKVPQFSGLWGLASMAAHHLKKYVFKVLKISSQDQINIGDEMAHSIDRAEFTKRCLVLLGMGRDKPDGEIQLRNDDQALIRWKIDESQPHFTRIRTEMKKLAEMVDGVYVENPLTHLKKVISVHPLGGCPMGDSEHTGFVSTKGEVFGYPGLYVVDGSILPTSTGSNPSLTIAAMAEYIADQIPLKQTLLMEERIKIESL